The proteins below are encoded in one region of Manihot esculenta mitochondrion, complete genome:
- the matR gene encoding maturase, translating into MKEAIRMVLESIYDSEFPDTSHFRSGRGCHSVLRRIKEEWGTSRWFLEFDIRNYFHTIDRHRLISIFKEEIDDPKFFYSIQKVFSAGRLVGGEKAPYSVPHSVLLSALPGNIYLHKLDQEIGRIRQKYEIPIVQRIRSVLLRTGRIDDQENSGEEASFNAPQGNRAIIVGRVKSIQRKAAFHSLVSSWHTPPTSTPRPRGDQKTPFVFPPSSALAAFLNKPSSLLCAAFLMESAGFTPKAEFYGRERCNNNWAMRDLIKYCKRKGLLIELGGEAILVIRSERRLARKLAPLKSHYLIKISYARYADDLLLGIVGAVELLIEIQKRIAQFLQSGLNLWVGSAGSTTIAARSTVEFLGTVIREVPPRTTPIQFFRELEKRLRVKHRIHITACHLRSAIHSKFRNLGNSIPIKQLTKEMSETGSLLDGVQLAETLGTTGVRSPQASVLWGTVKHIRQESRGISLLHSSGRSKAPSDVQQAVSRSGMSVRKLSLYTPADRKAAGEGGGHWAGSISSEFPIQTEAPIKKILRRLRDRGIISRRRPWPIHVACLTSVSDGDIVNWSAGIAISPLSYYRCRDNLYQVRTIVDHQIRWSAIFTLAHKHKSSARNIIPKYSKDSNISK; encoded by the coding sequence ATGAAAGAGGCGATCAGAATGGTACTCGAATCCATTTACGATTCCGAGTTTCCAGACACATCGCACTTCCGCTCGGGTCGAGGCTGCCACTCGGTCCTAAGACGGATCAAAGAAGAGTGGGGAACCTCTCGCTGGTTTTTAGAATTCGACATCAGGAACTATTTTCACACCATCGACCGGCATCGACTCATCTCAATCTTTAAGGAAGAGATCGACGATCCCAAGTTCTTTTACTCCATTCAGAAAGTCTTTTCCGCCGGACGACTCGTAGGAGGTGAGAAGGCCCCTTACTCCGTCCCACACAGTGTACTACTATCGGCCCTACCAGGCAACATCTACCTACACAAGCTCGATCAGGAGATAGGGAGGATCCGACAGAAGTACGAAATTCCGATTGTTCAGAGAATCAGATCGGTTCTATTAAGGACAGGTCGTATTGATGACCAAGAAAATTCTGGAGAAGAAGCAAGCTTCAACGCTCCCCAAGGCAACAGAGCCATTATTGTGGGGAGGGTAAAGAGCATCCAACGCAAAGCGGCCTTTCATTCCCTTGTTTCGTCGTGGCACACCCCCCCCACAAGCACCCCCAGGCCCAGGGGGGACCAGAAAACGCCTTTCGTTTTCCCCCCTTCGTCGGCACTTGCCGCCTTTCTTAACAAGCCCTCGAGCCTCCTTTGCGCCGCCTTCCTCATGGAATCCGCCGGTTTTACCCCGAAGGCCGAATTCTATGGTAGAGAACGCTGTAATAATAATTGGGCCATGAGAGACCTTATTAAGTATTGCAAAAGAAAGGGCCTGCTGATAGAGCTGGGCGGGGAGGCGATACTAGTTATCAGGTCAGAGAGACGCCTGGCCCGTAAGCTGGCTCCCTTAAAAAGCCATTACTTAATAAAGATTTCTTACGCGCGATATGCCGACGACTTACTACTGGGAATCGTAGGTGCCGTAGAGCTTCTCATAGAAATACAAAAACGTATCGCCCAATTCCTACAATCCGGCCTGAACCTTTGGGTAGGCTCGGCAGGATCAACAACAATAGCTGCACGGAGTACGGTAGAATTCCTCGGTACGGTCATTCGGGAAGTTCCTCCGAGGACGACCCCCATACAATTCTTTCGAGAGCTGGAGAAGCGTCTACGGGTAAAGCACCGTATCCATATAACTGCTTGCCACCTACGCTCCGCCATCCATTCCAAGTTTAGGAACCTAGGTAATAGTATCCCGATCAAACAGCTGACGAAGGAGATGAGCGAAACAGGGAGTCTACTGGACGGGGTTCAACTAGCGGAGACTCTTGGAACAACTGGAGTAAGAAGTCCCCAAGCGAGCGTATTATGGGGGACCGTAAAGCACATCCGGCAAGAATCAAGGGGGATCTCGTTGTTGCATAGCTCAGGTCGGAGCAAGGCGCCATCGGACGTTCAACAGGCAGTCTCACGATCGGGCATGAGTGTCCGGAAGTTGTCATTGTATACTCCCGCGGATCGGAAGGCGGCGGGGGAAGGAGGAGGACACTGGGCGGGATCTATCAGCAGCGAATTCCCCATACAGACAGAGGCGCCTATCAAAAAGATACTCCGAAGGCTTCGGGATCGAGGTATCATTAGCCGAAGAAGACCCTGGCCAATCCACGTGGCCTGCTTGACGAGCGTCAGCGACGGAGACATCGTAAATTGGTCCGCGGGCATCGCGATAAGTCCTCTGTCCTACTACAGGTGCCGCGACAACCTTTACCAAGTCCGAACGATTGTCGACCACCAGATCCGCTGGTCTGCAATATTCACCCTAGCCCACAAGCACAAATCCTCGGCGCGGAATATAATCCCAAAGTACTCCAAAGACTCAAATATTAGTAAATAA
- the rpl10 gene encoding ribosomal protein L10, with protein sequence MPFGRSLLQRESLYRVSGEERSPEILISFHSSGSTSNQWRKLKNPWFPGRTPFRPSCFGTGKKKRFFAQLAHSAGPTCILYLAEEASDRLEFLPSWDSMDQDLLSLYGQYRSTLLDHMDVEKASDFDELETSLFHFYLPSSYFSFVCSGE encoded by the coding sequence ATGCCATTCGGAAGAAGTCTTCTACAGAGGGAAAGCCTGTATCGAGTAAGTGGAGAGGAAAGATCTCCAGAGATTCTTATCTCATTCCATTCCAGTGGCTCGACCAGTAACCAATGGCGAAAACTAAAAAATCCATGGTTTCCCGGTAGAACCCCATTTCGCCCAAGTTGTTTCGGAACCGGAAAAAAGAAGCGGTTTTTCGCACAGCTTGCTCATAGTGCAGGTCCCACTTGTATATTGTATTTGGCCGAAGAAGCATCGGACAGGTTGGAGTTCTTACCTTCTTGGGACTCCATGGACCAAGATTTGCTTTCATTATATGGGCAATACCGATCTACTTTATTAGATCATATGGATGTAGAAAAAGCTTCTGATTTTGATGAATTGGAAACATCTCTTTTCCATTTCTATTTACCTAGTTCATATTTTTCTTTCGTGTGTTCCGGGGAGTAA